One region of Demequina sp. TMPB413 genomic DNA includes:
- a CDS encoding endonuclease domain-containing protein → MAGAVGMGDLESALVERGGAVRWKTLVELGFAPSSLQRAVNRGAVERPARGVVAVQGASRDAIAVAALGGRLTCVSALRHLKVPLREDPDRIHVGLGVDLHRAIASEALRDVVIHRSVLLSDASGGAHRRGAGPTGVATAIQIASGCLGPLDHLIAVDGALRMNLISLKDLCFSRPSATERGLWLARHCDPRAESLLETVARWALTDAGYLVDTQVPIPGVGRVDLLVENSLVVELDGREHHRDREAFAADRRRDRALNAWGLRVLRFTYSDVLPSGSRVVEDVGAVLGARSAHAAIQGRQR, encoded by the coding sequence ATGGCGGGCGCAGTAGGAATGGGGGATCTTGAGAGCGCGTTGGTCGAGCGCGGTGGCGCCGTGCGCTGGAAGACACTTGTCGAGCTCGGCTTCGCGCCGTCATCGCTCCAGCGTGCGGTCAATCGCGGAGCGGTGGAGCGTCCTGCGCGCGGAGTGGTCGCCGTGCAAGGGGCATCTCGAGATGCCATTGCCGTGGCTGCGCTGGGCGGGCGACTGACCTGCGTGTCGGCGCTGCGTCACCTGAAGGTGCCGCTGCGCGAGGATCCCGACCGAATTCACGTGGGCTTGGGAGTCGATCTTCACCGGGCCATAGCCTCGGAGGCGCTGCGCGACGTGGTGATCCACCGGTCGGTGCTGCTGTCTGACGCGAGTGGAGGGGCACATCGCCGCGGCGCCGGTCCCACGGGCGTCGCGACGGCGATACAGATTGCATCCGGCTGCCTGGGGCCACTTGATCACCTCATCGCCGTGGATGGTGCGTTGCGAATGAATCTGATTTCCCTGAAAGACCTGTGTTTCTCGAGGCCAAGCGCTACTGAAAGAGGGCTGTGGTTGGCTCGTCACTGCGACCCACGCGCCGAGTCGCTCCTGGAGACGGTGGCGAGATGGGCCCTGACCGACGCCGGGTATCTGGTCGACACTCAGGTCCCGATCCCAGGCGTGGGCCGAGTCGACTTGTTGGTGGAGAACTCGTTGGTGGTGGAACTCGATGGCAGGGAGCATCACCGAGACCGAGAGGCGTTCGCGGCAGACAGGCGCCGCGACCGGGCGTTGAACGCGTGGGGACTCCGAGTGTTGAGGTTCACGTACTCGGATGTGCTTCCGTCTGGCAGCCGAGTGGTGGAGGACGTGGGCGCTGTTCTCGGGGCTCGTTCGGCGCACGCCGCCATTCAGGGTCGCCAGCGGTGA
- a CDS encoding PH domain-containing protein: MSAPDRVYSAPREWTRVHPVSPLLGGWAVLAGIAGYWFYNQGPGSASGDEGGQLHLSIAFLVGAIVLGVILAVGFSYLAWYFHTFRITDEAIEQRKGMVFRQQRQARLDRLQAVDVVQPLIARIFGFAKITVEVAGGAQSGIALQFLRLADAEALRNEILSLAAGYRAEVAARHGEQDGERRGTTMREELEHFRVAPAPGSARTAIAAAEERLLVTVPVPRLLVSILLSWGTVVAVASAVVLMAGIVAVGVFVPDIDIVGAFFGGGFIGLLSAGAGMISYSLSSINRGMNFRLGISSDGVRIAHGLLETRKQTVPPGRVQAVHFKQSLLWRRRDWWQIVVNVAGYQDDQQAVSTLLPVGTRDDALQALWTVLPDLGDPDPHSTVSRALSGSGADGGFITTPESAKWLDPLQRRFRGVLATDTALFIRRGWLVKELIVVPHERTQSLALKQGPVQRALGLADVAVHSTKGVVNPVAQHLAVVDAIELLTAQARRARARRKVQTPEQWMQKVGLIDDGSE, encoded by the coding sequence GTGAGCGCTCCTGACCGCGTGTACTCCGCGCCGCGCGAGTGGACGAGAGTCCACCCCGTCTCGCCGCTACTCGGCGGCTGGGCGGTCCTCGCCGGTATCGCCGGTTACTGGTTCTACAACCAGGGGCCTGGCTCCGCGTCCGGCGACGAGGGAGGGCAACTCCACCTGTCCATCGCGTTCCTCGTGGGCGCCATCGTGCTCGGCGTCATTCTCGCCGTGGGCTTCAGCTACCTCGCGTGGTACTTCCACACCTTCCGCATCACCGACGAGGCCATCGAGCAGCGCAAGGGCATGGTGTTTCGCCAACAGCGCCAGGCGCGACTCGACCGACTCCAGGCCGTCGACGTGGTGCAGCCCCTGATCGCCAGGATTTTCGGCTTCGCCAAGATCACTGTCGAGGTCGCGGGAGGCGCTCAATCCGGAATCGCCTTGCAGTTCCTCCGTCTTGCCGACGCCGAGGCGCTCCGCAACGAGATCCTCTCCTTGGCCGCTGGCTACCGCGCCGAGGTCGCCGCGCGCCACGGCGAGCAGGACGGCGAGCGCCGTGGGACAACGATGCGCGAAGAGCTAGAGCACTTCAGGGTTGCCCCAGCGCCAGGCTCGGCGCGCACGGCGATCGCCGCTGCGGAGGAGCGCCTCCTCGTGACCGTTCCTGTGCCGCGACTGCTCGTGTCGATCCTGCTGTCGTGGGGGACGGTGGTGGCGGTAGCGTCGGCGGTGGTGCTCATGGCAGGGATCGTCGCCGTCGGCGTCTTTGTTCCCGACATCGACATCGTCGGCGCCTTCTTCGGTGGCGGTTTCATCGGCCTCCTCTCCGCAGGCGCTGGCATGATCTCTTACTCCCTGTCCTCGATCAACAGGGGAATGAACTTCCGCTTGGGCATCTCGTCCGACGGAGTGCGGATCGCTCATGGCTTGCTCGAGACGCGCAAGCAGACCGTCCCACCCGGCCGCGTCCAGGCTGTGCACTTCAAGCAATCCCTGTTGTGGCGTCGGCGCGATTGGTGGCAGATCGTCGTCAATGTCGCCGGTTATCAGGACGACCAACAAGCGGTGTCAACGCTCTTGCCTGTCGGCACGCGCGACGATGCCCTCCAAGCCTTGTGGACGGTGCTGCCCGACCTGGGCGATCCCGACCCGCACAGCACGGTGTCGCGCGCGCTGTCTGGCAGCGGTGCCGATGGCGGCTTCATCACGACTCCGGAGTCGGCCAAGTGGCTCGATCCTCTCCAACGCCGATTCCGCGGGGTACTGGCGACCGACACGGCGTTGTTCATTCGCCGCGGCTGGTTGGTGAAGGAGCTCATCGTGGTGCCCCACGAGCGCACGCAGTCGCTCGCACTCAAGCAGGGCCCCGTCCAAAGGGCACTGGGGCTGGCCGACGTCGCGGTGCATTCGACCAAGGGCGTCGTGAACCCAGTGGCGCAGCACCTTGCGGTAGTGGACGCGATCGAGTTGCTGACCGCTCAGGCTCGCAGGGCGCGAGCACGGCGCAAGGTGCAGACGCCGGAACAGTGGATGCAAAAGGTCGGGCTCATCGATGACGGCTCCGAGTAA
- a CDS encoding PH domain-containing protein, producing MTWFSPDDVAWTPASRQLIPVRLIVIGIVFVPAVAATAILAALVWSGMWWFTAGLLLLGAWCAWIGVRLVLAHGWAEREDDLLVKRGRLWRSVTVVPYGRMQYVEVSSGPIARAFGIATVQLHTASPGTDASLNGVPADDAARLRDRLTSRGEARLAGL from the coding sequence ATGACCTGGTTTAGCCCCGACGACGTCGCGTGGACCCCCGCATCTCGACAACTCATCCCCGTCCGCCTCATCGTGATCGGCATCGTCTTTGTGCCTGCCGTCGCTGCGACGGCCATCCTCGCCGCGCTTGTCTGGAGCGGCATGTGGTGGTTCACGGCCGGGTTGCTGCTCTTGGGCGCGTGGTGTGCCTGGATCGGTGTACGACTGGTGCTCGCGCACGGCTGGGCAGAACGCGAGGACGACCTGTTGGTCAAGCGAGGCCGGTTGTGGCGCTCGGTCACCGTCGTTCCGTATGGCCGCATGCAGTACGTCGAGGTCTCCTCAGGACCGATCGCGAGGGCGTTCGGGATCGCGACGGTGCAGTTGCACACCGCCTCGCCCGGTACCGATGCGTCGCTCAATGGGGTGCCCGCTGACGATGCTGCGCGGCTGAGGGATCGCCTCACGTCGAGGGGCGAGGCGCGGTTGGCGGGGCTGTGA
- the folP gene encoding dihydropteroate synthase, translating to MASEAPRLPVADRTLVMGILNVTPDSFSDGGLYDGTEAAIARGLELAAQGADIVDVGGESTRPGAERVEPREEQGRVLPVVEALVARGIPVSVDTMRASTAQAAVEAGACLINDVSGGLADPEMAGVVAGASVDFVAMHWRAHSTHMDARDRYDDVVAEVAKELADRVDALVRAGVPEDRIVLDPGLGFAKVADSNWPLLANLAEWSAGKRVLIGASRKRFLGAAISRGEDDAVSPVQREHATTAVTTLAAATGAWAVRVHDARAACDAIAVVSAWQAATKATR from the coding sequence ATGGCGAGCGAGGCGCCGCGGCTACCGGTCGCCGACCGCACTCTCGTGATGGGCATTCTCAACGTCACGCCTGACTCGTTCAGCGACGGCGGGCTCTACGACGGCACTGAGGCGGCGATCGCCCGCGGTCTCGAGTTGGCCGCACAAGGGGCCGACATCGTCGACGTCGGAGGTGAGTCCACTCGCCCAGGCGCCGAACGCGTGGAACCTCGCGAGGAACAAGGCCGGGTGCTACCGGTCGTCGAGGCGCTCGTCGCCCGCGGCATCCCCGTGAGCGTTGACACCATGAGGGCGTCGACGGCGCAAGCAGCTGTGGAGGCTGGCGCCTGCCTCATCAACGACGTCTCTGGCGGGTTGGCTGACCCTGAGATGGCTGGCGTGGTGGCTGGCGCGAGCGTCGACTTCGTGGCGATGCATTGGCGCGCGCACAGCACCCACATGGACGCGAGGGACCGTTACGACGACGTCGTGGCCGAGGTGGCGAAGGAGCTCGCCGACCGCGTCGACGCCCTGGTGCGAGCCGGAGTGCCAGAAGACCGCATCGTGCTCGACCCCGGCCTTGGCTTCGCGAAAGTCGCGGACTCCAACTGGCCGCTCCTGGCGAACCTGGCCGAGTGGTCGGCGGGAAAGAGGGTCCTGATTGGCGCATCGCGAAAGCGCTTCTTGGGTGCCGCGATCTCTCGTGGCGAAGACGACGCAGTGTCGCCCGTCCAGCGCGAACACGCGACGACGGCCGTGACGACGCTCGCTGCCGCTACGGGGGCGTGGGCGGTCAGGGTGCACGACGCCCGCGCGGCGTGTGACGCGATCGCGGTCGTGTCCGCTTGGCAAGCGGCCACAAAGGCGACACGATGA
- the folK gene encoding 2-amino-4-hydroxy-6-hydroxymethyldihydropteridine diphosphokinase, which produces MTWMSTPYMRSGVELDRLAIEGIRVNGYHGVLDSERETGQVFKADVVAHVSTRAAALNDDLARTVNYSTIADRAAEVLGGEPAELIETVAERIALAVLEMDGVYCVDVRVHKPQAPLHVEFKDVSVTIRRDLRTGGLWADKRIGSSAGMPDDPLAFDSQPPVFDQFDQRPVRPVPVLLAIGGNVGDVEQTLRQAVGELDRIPGNTVRGTSALVKSAPAGGPPQPDYLNAVVRLETEMSPRELLGACQGLEIAHDRERTEVNGPRTLDIDIIDFDGAVGETDDLTLPHPRAHERGFVVVPWAHMEPDAQLPGVGSVAQLARRLAASVALVADPWPAQSSHASA; this is translated from the coding sequence ATGACGTGGATGTCCACCCCTTACATGCGCTCCGGCGTTGAACTCGATCGCCTTGCCATTGAAGGGATTCGCGTCAATGGCTATCACGGAGTGCTCGACAGCGAACGGGAGACCGGCCAGGTATTCAAGGCCGACGTGGTTGCTCACGTGTCGACCCGCGCGGCCGCTCTCAACGATGACTTGGCACGCACGGTCAACTACTCGACCATCGCCGACCGTGCCGCCGAAGTGCTGGGCGGCGAGCCTGCGGAACTCATCGAGACGGTGGCAGAACGCATCGCGCTCGCAGTACTCGAGATGGATGGCGTGTATTGCGTGGACGTGCGCGTGCACAAGCCGCAAGCGCCCTTGCACGTGGAGTTCAAAGACGTCTCGGTCACCATTCGGAGGGACCTGCGCACTGGTGGACTGTGGGCCGACAAGCGCATCGGCTCCTCCGCAGGGATGCCAGACGATCCGCTGGCATTCGATTCGCAGCCCCCGGTGTTCGACCAGTTTGATCAGCGTCCTGTCCGCCCGGTGCCTGTCCTCCTGGCGATTGGCGGCAACGTCGGCGACGTTGAGCAGACGCTGCGCCAGGCCGTTGGTGAACTCGACCGCATCCCTGGAAACACCGTGCGTGGAACGTCGGCGCTGGTGAAGTCTGCACCGGCGGGCGGGCCGCCCCAGCCCGACTACCTGAACGCCGTGGTGCGCCTCGAAACGGAGATGTCGCCCCGGGAGCTCTTGGGCGCCTGCCAAGGCCTGGAGATCGCGCACGATCGCGAGCGCACGGAGGTCAATGGCCCGCGGACGCTCGACATCGACATCATCGACTTCGACGGCGCGGTGGGAGAAACCGACGATCTGACACTTCCTCACCCTCGAGCGCACGAGCGCGGCTTTGTGGTCGTGCCGTGGGCGCACATGGAACCAGATGCGCAGTTGCCTGGCGTGGGTTCCGTCGCCCAACTCGCTCGCAGACTCGCCGCTTCGGTAGCTCTGGTGGCCGATCCCTGGCCAGCGCAGAGCAGCCACGCGTCGGCATGA
- a CDS encoding Rossmann-like and DUF2520 domain-containing protein produces the protein MTAPSNPSKPGRLNVGIVGAGKVGASFGASLRLAGHLVVGASGVSEASVNRIDTMLPGVPRLDVEEVVRRCELVFLAVPDDAVVELVEGLAAVGAWRGGQLVAHCSGRLGLGALAAAAGAGAVPLAIHPAMTFTGTSLDLDRMVGATFAVTAPPAFLPIAQALVVEMGGEPVVLDDAARALYHAALVHGANHVVTLVSQAAALLADAGVEYPGRLLGPLVHASIEGALADTPGTAATLTGPVVRGDAGTIASHLEALRAHADVKDAYRAMARSTADLALAAGRIGPADYAAVIAALGDN, from the coding sequence ATGACGGCTCCGAGTAACCCTTCCAAGCCCGGTCGCCTGAACGTCGGCATTGTGGGCGCCGGGAAGGTCGGCGCGTCTTTTGGCGCGTCCTTGCGATTGGCCGGCCACCTCGTCGTCGGCGCCTCTGGCGTGTCTGAAGCGTCGGTCAACCGCATCGACACGATGCTGCCCGGTGTGCCCCGGCTCGACGTCGAGGAAGTGGTGCGCCGCTGCGAGCTGGTGTTTCTCGCGGTGCCGGACGACGCCGTGGTCGAGTTGGTAGAGGGCCTCGCCGCGGTGGGTGCATGGCGCGGTGGCCAGCTCGTGGCGCACTGCTCGGGTCGTCTCGGTCTCGGGGCACTCGCCGCCGCGGCTGGAGCCGGCGCTGTGCCGCTCGCAATCCACCCAGCGATGACGTTCACGGGGACGTCCCTCGATCTCGACCGAATGGTCGGCGCCACTTTTGCCGTGACGGCGCCGCCCGCCTTCTTGCCCATTGCTCAAGCGCTCGTGGTGGAGATGGGAGGCGAGCCGGTTGTTCTTGACGACGCTGCGCGTGCGCTCTATCACGCGGCGCTCGTGCACGGCGCTAATCATGTGGTGACGTTGGTTTCTCAAGCGGCCGCGCTCCTCGCCGACGCCGGGGTTGAGTATCCCGGCAGGCTGCTGGGGCCGCTCGTTCACGCGTCGATTGAGGGGGCGCTCGCGGACACCCCAGGGACGGCGGCGACCCTCACGGGACCCGTTGTCAGGGGAGACGCAGGGACCATCGCCTCGCACCTCGAGGCGCTCAGGGCGCATGCTGACGTGAAGGACGCCTATCGTGCGATGGCGCGGTCAACGGCAGACCTTGCGCTCGCCGCAGGCCGGATCGGCCCTGCAGACTACGCGGCAGTGATCGCCGCATTGGGAGACAACTGA
- the ftsH gene encoding ATP-dependent zinc metalloprotease FtsH has translation MRRLRWSYLFLALAVISIAVFAFSAATRTPVTKIETSEGFAVLESGSANQIEITDGDQRVQVTLGDEVPEVLADYELEGGALIEFFYVEPQGDDVIAAVKAANPELGYNSVVPRGSLLQSLLLNILPLLLFLGLIWFLLSSMQGGGSKIMQFGRSKATQVTPDTPKVKFDDVAGAEEAVEELKEIQEFLENPAKFQAVGAKIPKGVLLYGAPGTGKTLLARAVAGEAGVPFFSISGSDFVEMFVGVGASRVRDLFEQAKKNSPAIIFVDEIDAVGRHRGAGLGGGHDEREQTLNQMLVEMDGFDISTNVIMIAATNRPDILDPALLRPGRFDRQIGVDAPDLKGRLKVLEVHAKGKPMAPEVDLNAVAKRTPGFTGADLANVLNEAALLTARRSATTIGNTELDEAIDRVIAGPQKRTRVMNDHDKSVTAYHESGHALVAAAMNYTDPVTKVTILPRGRALGYTMVMPVEDRYSKTRNQLLDNLAYAMGGRVAEEVVFGDPSTGASNDISQATEIAKQMVTEFGMSTEVGSVRLAGSSGEVFLGRDMGHGREYSEQLAAVVDTEVRKLLDHAMEEATKALTSNRKLLDTLAEQLLEKETLNEAELKEIFSKVKKAPERAKWVSGEWAPKRTPKRRIAKAPAPRRTEPKDTLADGKADDAAEKG, from the coding sequence ATGAGAAGACTGCGCTGGTCGTACCTGTTCCTTGCCCTCGCGGTGATTTCGATCGCCGTCTTTGCGTTCTCCGCTGCCACGCGCACGCCGGTGACGAAGATCGAGACGAGCGAGGGCTTCGCTGTGCTCGAGTCTGGTTCCGCAAACCAGATCGAGATCACCGATGGGGACCAGCGCGTCCAAGTGACGCTGGGTGACGAGGTGCCCGAGGTGCTTGCCGACTACGAGCTTGAGGGCGGCGCGCTCATCGAGTTCTTCTACGTCGAGCCCCAGGGTGATGACGTCATCGCCGCGGTGAAGGCCGCGAATCCAGAGCTCGGCTACAACTCTGTGGTGCCGCGCGGTTCGCTCTTGCAGTCGCTGCTGCTCAACATTCTTCCCCTGCTGTTGTTCCTTGGCCTCATCTGGTTCCTGCTGAGCTCGATGCAGGGCGGCGGAAGCAAGATCATGCAGTTCGGCCGCTCGAAGGCGACCCAGGTCACCCCCGACACTCCCAAGGTCAAGTTCGACGACGTGGCTGGGGCAGAGGAGGCCGTCGAAGAGTTGAAGGAGATCCAGGAGTTCCTGGAGAACCCAGCGAAGTTCCAGGCCGTGGGTGCCAAGATCCCCAAGGGCGTGCTCTTGTACGGCGCACCCGGCACAGGAAAAACCCTGCTAGCGAGGGCCGTCGCAGGCGAGGCGGGCGTCCCGTTCTTCTCGATCTCTGGCTCCGACTTTGTGGAGATGTTCGTGGGTGTGGGCGCGAGCCGCGTGCGCGACCTCTTCGAGCAAGCCAAGAAGAACAGCCCAGCGATCATCTTTGTGGACGAGATCGACGCAGTGGGCCGTCACCGCGGTGCAGGTCTTGGTGGCGGGCACGACGAGCGCGAGCAGACCCTCAACCAGATGCTGGTGGAGATGGACGGCTTCGACATCAGCACCAACGTCATCATGATCGCCGCTACCAACCGTCCCGACATCCTTGACCCAGCGCTGCTGCGCCCCGGACGCTTCGACCGCCAGATCGGCGTCGACGCACCCGACCTCAAGGGCAGGCTCAAGGTGCTCGAGGTACACGCCAAGGGCAAGCCCATGGCGCCAGAGGTTGACCTGAACGCCGTGGCCAAGCGCACGCCAGGCTTCACGGGTGCCGACCTGGCAAACGTGCTCAACGAGGCGGCCCTGCTGACGGCCAGACGCAGCGCCACCACCATCGGCAACACCGAACTCGACGAGGCCATCGACCGCGTCATCGCCGGTCCCCAGAAGCGCACGCGCGTGATGAATGACCACGACAAGTCGGTGACGGCGTATCACGAGAGCGGCCACGCCCTCGTGGCGGCCGCCATGAACTACACCGACCCCGTCACCAAGGTCACGATCCTGCCGCGCGGCAGGGCGCTGGGCTACACGATGGTGATGCCGGTCGAGGACCGCTACTCGAAGACCCGCAACCAACTGCTCGACAACCTCGCCTACGCGATGGGCGGTCGCGTGGCGGAAGAGGTCGTCTTCGGAGACCCGTCGACGGGTGCGAGCAACGACATCTCTCAAGCCACCGAGATCGCCAAGCAGATGGTGACCGAGTTCGGCATGTCCACCGAGGTGGGCTCCGTGCGCCTGGCAGGCAGTTCTGGCGAGGTTTTCCTTGGTCGCGACATGGGCCACGGCCGCGAGTACTCGGAGCAACTCGCCGCCGTCGTCGACACCGAAGTTCGCAAGCTCTTGGACCACGCGATGGAAGAGGCCACGAAGGCCCTCACGTCGAACCGCAAGCTGTTGGACACGCTTGCGGAGCAGCTCCTCGAGAAGGAGACCCTCAACGAGGCCGAACTCAAAGAGATCTTCTCGAAGGTCAAGAAGGCCCCCGAGCGCGCCAAGTGGGTCAGTGGCGAATGGGCGCCCAAGCGCACCCCCAAGCGCCGCATCGCCAAGGCGCCAGCACCGCGTCGGACCGAACCGAAGGACACGCTCGCGGACGGTAAGGCCGACGACGCCGCCGAGAAGGGCTAG
- the folE gene encoding GTP cyclohydrolase I FolE has protein sequence MSESYGSTPVDDVPPRPADGSIDKARIEAAVWEILAAIGEDPDRDGLRDTPARVARSYEEFFAGLGQDPADVLSTVFELGHEEMILVKDIELYSMCEHHLVPFHGVAHVAYIPGPDGRITGLSKIARLVDVFAKRPQVQERLTTQVADALVAELGARGVIVVVEAEHLCMSMRGVRKPGSRTVTSAVRGVMRDAATRAEAMSLIVGK, from the coding sequence ATGAGCGAGAGCTACGGAAGCACGCCAGTGGACGATGTCCCGCCGCGGCCAGCTGACGGCAGCATCGACAAGGCGCGCATCGAAGCGGCGGTATGGGAGATTCTCGCGGCCATCGGCGAGGACCCCGACAGGGACGGCCTTCGCGACACTCCCGCCAGGGTCGCCCGCTCTTACGAGGAGTTTTTCGCGGGCCTCGGTCAAGACCCCGCCGACGTTCTCAGCACCGTCTTCGAACTGGGTCACGAAGAGATGATCCTGGTTAAAGACATTGAGTTGTATTCGATGTGCGAGCACCACTTGGTGCCCTTCCACGGGGTGGCCCACGTGGCGTACATCCCTGGCCCAGACGGGCGCATCACTGGTCTTTCCAAGATCGCGCGCCTCGTGGACGTGTTCGCCAAGCGGCCCCAGGTTCAGGAGCGCCTCACCACGCAAGTCGCCGACGCCCTGGTCGCGGAACTTGGCGCCCGTGGCGTGATCGTCGTGGTCGAGGCAGAGCACCTCTGCATGTCGATGCGAGGAGTGCGCAAGCCGGGCTCTCGCACGGTCACGTCGGCGGTGAGGGGCGTCATGAGGGACGCAGCGACCCGCGCGGAGGCCATGAGCCTCATCGTCGGGAAGTAG
- a CDS encoding DUF3180 domain-containing protein, with protein MRPLRWKVLASATLISALFGWGGSMLALRGGATPILVPWTTLIVGIVLGGVVLAAGWTVRQVKLGRRRMDPTRAVRTAVLGQACAYAGALLAGSYGGYAASLLPDWSHTPRREAAIAAGLAALGGLVMLVAGVIAEYWCRIGPDDDDDGSDSAEAGVAH; from the coding sequence GTGAGGCCACTGCGGTGGAAGGTGCTCGCCTCGGCGACCCTCATCTCGGCCCTCTTCGGTTGGGGCGGCTCCATGCTTGCCCTCCGGGGAGGCGCGACCCCCATCCTCGTGCCCTGGACCACGCTCATCGTCGGCATCGTGCTCGGAGGCGTCGTCCTCGCCGCAGGCTGGACCGTGCGCCAAGTCAAGTTGGGACGTCGGCGCATGGACCCCACTCGTGCCGTGCGCACGGCCGTGCTAGGACAGGCTTGCGCCTACGCCGGCGCGCTCCTGGCTGGCTCGTACGGCGGCTACGCGGCGTCGCTCCTTCCCGACTGGTCCCACACGCCACGCAGGGAGGCCGCGATTGCGGCAGGGCTGGCGGCGCTCGGAGGGCTCGTCATGCTCGTGGCGGGCGTCATCGCCGAATACTGGTGCCGCATTGGCCCCGATGACGACGACGACGGCAGCGACTCAGCGGAGGCGGGAGTGGCACACTAG